The following is a genomic window from Flavobacteriales bacterium.
GGTCCTCGGCCCAGAAGCCGGTGGTGCTGTTCACGAAAGGCGTGGTCCACATGTTGCCTGTGCCCAAAGCGGTGCCGCCGGTAGGCAGGTCGTACCAGGTGATCGCGGCGCCTGTGGCACTGATGTCAGCAGTGCCCGGCCCCAGGATCGTGGCGCCGGTCGTGGCCGGTGCGTCAGGGGTATCGATGACCTCCAGGTCGACCGGGGCGGATGTGAAGTTCCCGCACAGGCCTGCCACGGTGACGGTGATCGGACCATCGATGGTGGCCTGCACGGTCTGCGTGGTGGCCCCGTTGCTCCACGTGTAGCCGTTCGCCGGCGAACAGGTCAGTTCCACCGAGCCGCCCTCGCAAAAGGTCGTCTCGCCGTTCACCGTCACCGTCGGGGTCTCGTCGGGGTTCTCGGTCACGGTGACCGAGGCCTGGCTCCAGCAGCCGGTACCGTCATCGATCGTCACCGTGTAGGTGCCGCCGGTGTTGACATCGATGCTCTGGGTGGTGGCGGTGGTGCTCCACGTGTACTGGAAGCCGGGGTTCGCCGAGAGGGTCAATGGGGTGCCGCCGGCGCACACGACCAGGTCCCCACCAGCGGTGATCTCGGCCACGGGAGCAATGCAGATGCCTTCGAGCAAGGTGATCGCCTGATCGGCATCGATGTCGGTGTAGCTGTCGACCTCTCCGCTGGGCCACTGCACCACCAGGCTGTCCACTTCGGTGATGGCGCCGAGGCCGAAGTGCAGGGTGGCGCTGTTCACCACGCCGTAGCTCTCGCCGCTGCGCACCTCGCGGACCTGGATGCCCCACGGGCCCCAGATCTTCACCTTGGCACCGATGGCCTCCTTGTTGCTCTGCACGCCCACCAGATCGATGTCGAGCCAGTGGTTGCCGTTCGGCGTGTTCATCCAGAGCCGGTCGGGGAAGCTAGGGTCGCCGTCCACGTAGGCATCGCCGTAGCTGGCGTACACATCCGTGAACCCGTCCTCATTGAGGTCGCCGAACGCGAAGCTCAGCATGTTCTTGCCGGCCGGGAACATGGTGGGGACCTCCGAGAACGTGCCATCGCCATTGCCCTTGAAGTAGTAGTCCGCGGAACCGGTCATGATGTCCAGCCAGCCGTCGTTGTCCAGATCGCGGAACAGGCCCTGCAGGAAGAAGCCGGTGTAATTCTCCAGGCCGCTGCCAGCGGTGACGTTCACGTAGTTGTTCGTGCCATCGTTCTCGAACAGCATCAGGGTGGTGCTGTGCGTGGTGCTGAAGGCATCGAGATCGCCGTCGTTGTCGTAGTCACCGAAGTCGGTGGTCCACACCTGTTCGCGGTTCTGCAGGCCATGGACGACGGCCATATCGGTGTAGTTGTTGTTGCCGTCGTTCACGAAGAGGCGGTCCCAGCGGCGCGGGTCGGTCGGGCTGTTCACCCCTTGGCGGCAGTGGCTGATGTGCAGGTCGATGTCGCCGTCGTCATCGAAGTCGGTGAACAGACTGGCATAGTTGCCGCTCATGTCCGAAGCGGGCGTGGTGTTCCAGTTGATGAAGTTGGCGTCGTACAGCAGGTTGCCCGAACCATCGTTGATCCAGATGTTGTTCGGACCCACGTCGTTGCAGGCGTACAGGTCCGCCCACCCATCGCCGTTCATGTCGGCGATGCTCACACCTTGGTGGAAGATGGTGGGACCGTTCAGGTCCACCAGCTGGGATACACCGCGTGAGGTGATGCGCAGGTAGCGGGTGACGGACACGCCGCTCATGATGTCCTTGTGTCCGCTGCGGTCCATGTCGGCGATGGCCCAGCCCCATTGGTTGCTGCCGTCCACCACGCCGTAGTCGATCGTGGTGAAGGAGTGGTCGGGGTTCTGGTACAGGATGTACACGTGCTTGCTCATGTCGAGCTGCACGATGTCGTCCAGCCCGTCGAAGTCCATGTCCACCACCGCCATGCACCCACCGCTGCTCGCGCTGTG
Proteins encoded in this region:
- a CDS encoding VCBS repeat-containing protein, which encodes MFHRYASAAALLLSATGLVAQPVFTNQSTNLSHSASSGGCMAVVDMDFDGLDDIVQLDMSKHVYILYQNPDHSFTTIDYGVVDGSNQWGWAIADMDRSGHKDIMSGVSVTRYLRITSRGVSQLVDLNGPTIFHQGVSIADMNGDGWADLYACNDVGPNNIWINDGSGNLLYDANFINWNTTPASDMSGNYASLFTDFDDDGDIDLHISHCRQGVNSPTDPRRWDRLFVNDGNNNYTDMAVVHGLQNREQVWTTDFGDYDNDGDLDAFSTTHSTTLMLFENDGTNNYVNVTAGSGLENYTGFFLQGLFRDLDNDGWLDIMTGSADYYFKGNGDGTFSEVPTMFPAGKNMLSFAFGDLNEDGFTDVYASYGDAYVDGDPSFPDRLWMNTPNGNHWLDIDLVGVQSNKEAIGAKVKIWGPWGIQVREVRSGESYGVVNSATLHFGLGAITEVDSLVVQWPSGEVDSYTDIDADQAITLLEGICIAPVAEITAGGDLVVCAGGTPLTLSANPGFQYTWSTTATTQSIDVNTGGTYTVTIDDGTGCWSQASVTVTENPDETPTVTVNGETTFCEGGSVELTCSPANGYTWSNGATTQTVQATIDGPITVTVAGLCGNFTSAPVDLEVIDTPDAPATTGATILGPGTADISATGAAITWYDLPTGGTALGTGNMWTTPFVNSTTGFWAEDLNTFGGGTASGGRVDNTTSGQYHQNDGFYLLFDAYERFTINSVKVYSNTAGVRTISVIDMSDNSTVASATPNIPTGTQVVTLGLEVPGPGNYALRCVGTPNMWRDGLGSNPQYPYALGTLGAITGTNVGGQNALQYYYFFYDWQVEAFGVECASPRTEAIVTVSSVGLEENVADATLQLMPNPADESVTVVFPASEGRVTVELSDLSGRVVRTVGGAGLGGRLTFDVSDLASGPYLVRLASADRQQVTRLTVR